Below is a genomic region from Oceaniferula marina.
AAACTTTCAGTGCCATTCAGCCAATTTAACTGATCAAATGGTATTACTCGCCGAGTTCTTCGCTGACCTGTTCAATCTTGGTATTGAGCTGGTCCCAGCGGGTGTAGGCATGTTCGAGTTTTTCTCCGAGCGCCTGGTAGGCGTGGGACGCCTGTTGGAGTTTTTCGGCATCGGCCGCGACTTCGGGCTCTGACATATGCTGGGTGAGGGCAGCCTGGGCCGCTTCAAACTCAGAGATGTTTTCTTCAGTTGTTTCGAGTTCTTTCTGAAGGGGACCGAGGATTTCCTTCCGTTTGCGGCGTTGTTCGGCTTCGAGTTTCCGTTGTTGCTTACGGTTGCCCGATGCCGCGGCTCCTGCGGTCTGGGTGTTGGGTGCGGTTTTATTTTTCACCGCTTCCGCTTGTTTTTCCTCTTCGCATTTCTCGAGGTAATAGGAAATGTTGCCGGCATACATCCGAGGGGGGCGCCCTTGGCGGAACTCGAGGGTTTTCGTGACGATGGAATCGAGGAAGGATCGGTTGTGGGAGACGATTAAAAACGAGCCCGGGTAATCTTTGAGCGCATTTTGCAGAACCTCCTGAGATTGGATGTCAAGGTGGTTGGTCGGTTCGTCCAGGATCAGGAAATTGGCCGGGCGAACCAGCATGCAGACGAGGGCAACCCGGGAGCGTTCTCCTCCGGAAAGCACGCCGATGCGCTTGAAGACGTCATCGCCACGGAAGAGGAAACACCCCAGCAGGTTCCGGGCATGTGGCGCCATCTCCCGGGAGGCTGCCCGCTCCACGCAGTCGAGCACCGTCAGGGTGGCGTCGAGTTCGTCGGCGTGGTTCTGGGAGAAAAACGAGACGGCGGCTTTGTGGCCCAGAGTGTAGGTTCCGGCATCGGGTGCTTCCTGTCCGGTGATGAGTCGGCAGAAGGTTGATTTGCCGGCACCGTTGGGGCCAACGATGGCGATGTGTTCGCCGCGGGTGATTTCGAAATTGAAGTCCTTGAAGATCGAGATGTTGCCGTAGGCTTTATCCGCACGTTCCAGCATGGCCACGCTGTGGCCGGAGGCCGGGGGCTCGGGAAAGCGGAAGTTCATCACGGAGTCGTCATCTTCGATGGTGATGAGTTCGATTTTTTCGAGCTGTTTGATTCGGCTTTGAACTTGTTTTGCCTTGGTGGCTTTGGACCGGAAGCGGTCGATAAACTCCTGGGTTTGTTTGATTTCGCGTTGCTGAGCTTTGTATTGCTTGACCAGGATTTCTTTACGCAGTGCGGACTCCTTCATGTAGAACGAGTAATTGCCGGCGTATTCCTCCGCCCGGCCGTGGTGGAAGGCGATGGTCCGGGTGGTGAGCATGTCGAGCAGTGCCAGATCGTGGGAAATGATCAGGATGGCACCGGGGTAGTTGACCAGGTAGTTCTCCATCCACTTCTGGGAATCGATGTCGAGGTGGTTCGTGGGTTCGTCCAGGAGCAGAACTTCTGGCTGTTGCAGTAGGAGTTTGGTGAGTGCGATACGCATTTGCCATCCTCCTGAGAACTCACCGCAGTCGCGGGTGAAGTCGCTCCGTTTGAATCCAAGGCCGGCGAGCACGGATTCTATTTTCGGTTTAATTCTGCCGGGGTCGGCGTCGTGGAGTTTGAGTTCCAGGTCGCCGATTTCATGCAGCAGGTCGGAATACGGAGCGGAGCGGGGGTCGAGTTGTTTAAGTTGCTCGGAGAGTTCGTCGATGTCCTGTTGCAGGGACTGGGTTTCGGCGAAGGCGGATTCAACCTCATCCCAGAGGCTGATGCCTTTGATGTGGATGCCTTCCTGGGGAAGGTAGCCGATCTGGCAATGCTTTGGTTTGACGATTTGGCCACCACTGGGTTCGATGATGTTGGCGATACACTTCATCAGGGTGGATTTGCCTGCGCCGTTGTGGCCAGCAAAGGCGATACGCTCCTTGGTCAGGACGGTAAATGACAGATCCTTAAAAAGCACCCTGGCACCGTATTCGACGTGGAGATTTTGAATGGCAAGCATCGCGCCGTGGTTTCTGCCAGAATTCCCGTGATGCACAAGGATTTTTAGCGCGCTCTACCGCGCTGGGGGTGGGATTGGAGCTTGCTCGATAGCAGGTAGCGTGTAGGTTTTTTCGTCAGGCATTCGGTGATGGCGGTATTCTCCTTAATGATGAGCAGGTTTTTAGTCTTGGTGGTGGCATGGATGGTTTGCTGGATTCTTCCAGTGGCTATCGCTGCGGGTGATCCTGTGATCTCGGAGTTTTTGGCATCCAATGACAGTGAATATGCGGATGAAGACGGAGAGTTTTCCGATTGGATTGAAATCCACAACCCGGGAAGTCTGGCGGTCAACTTGGCCGGATGGCATCTGACGGATGCTGACGACGATCTTGAGAAGTGGACGTTTCCGAGCGTGAGTGTTCCCGCCGGCGGCTACCTGGTGGTTTTTGCCTCGGGCAAGGACCGGGCGGTCACGGGAAGTGAACTCCATACAAATTTCAAGCTCAGCAGTGATGGCGAGTATCTGTCCTTGGTCAAACCGGACGGCGTATCAAAAACTTCGGAATTTGACCCCTTTCCGGCACAAAGTGAGGACATCAGCTATGGATTGTTCAATCGCTCGGTTCTGGTGGCCTCACAATCGGCGGTTCAATTTACCACCGAGACCCCGACGGTCGATCTTCAGGGGAAGGACTGGACGGCCTATGACTTCGATGACGAAACCTGGTCCGAGGGCATGGCGGGATTGGGTTATGACCGCAGTGGGGATTATGCGCAATGGATCAATAGCTGGCTGGCAGATGGCACGGTATCGGTATGGTCAAGGCAATCCTTTGAGCTCCCGGATGCCTCTGCGGTTTCCGGTATGATTCTGCGCTTGCGTTATGATGATGCAGTCGAGGTGTTTTTGAATGGAACCGAAGTGCTCTCTTCCACCCAGGCGGGGGATGCCACCGGCTTTGTTGATTTCGACCTCGCGGGGTATGAATCGGCATTGCGGAATGGAACCAATGTGCTGGCAATTCAACTGAACAATAGCAATGCTTCGAGCTCTGACCTGCTGCTGGATGCCGAGCTGTCCGTGAACACGGCGGCCGACGCCTCGGCGTATACCTATCTAAGTGACCCCTCTCCGGCTCGGGCGAATGATGGCGGGGTGATCAACCCGGGCCCGATTGTTTCAGGGGTCACGGAAAATCCACCTCAACCTGGTGAGGCTGACGATGTCCTGGTCACCGCTTACGTGCAACCCAGGGAGGCGGCGGTCGCATCGGTCACGCTGCGGTATCGCGTGAACTATTCGGCTGAGCTTGAGGTAGCGATGCGGGATGACGGGTTGGGTGGCGATGTTAGCGCCGGAGATGGACTGTATACGGCGATTCTCCCGGCTTCTGCTGCTTCCGCTGGTGAAATGTTGCGCTGGACGGTGGTGGCGGAGGACACCGGTGGGCTTGCCTCCAGGATGCCAATGCAGGCGGATACTTCGGGAGACAGCCAGTCGCCGGGGTATTACGGAACCGTGGTGGCCGACCCTTCACTCGGGCAAGACCTTGAGCTCATGCATTGGTTTACCCAGAATGTGACCAACGCACACAATCGGACCGGAGCCCGTGCATCGGTCTATTACGGTGGGAAGTTTTACGATAACATCTATGTGCGGGAGCGTGGGGGCTATACCAATACCTCATCGCAGAAATTTGACTTCAACAAGGGCTATCCATTGTATGTGAATGAGACGATGCCATCTGTCGGGGAGGTGAATATGAATGCCAATGGTTCCGACCCGTCGTATCTGCGGCAGCCACTCGGGTTCCAATATCATCAGCAGGCCGGCAACCCGGCGTGTGAATCTTTCCAGGTTCACATGCGCGTGAATGGTAGTTTTGACCGGGTCGGCACCTTGATTGAACAGGTGGATGAAGATTTTCTGGACCGCTATGGCTATGACAGCGACGGAGGGGACCTTTATAAGCTGGTGCAGCGCAGCAATCTCAATCCTTCCTTTGATGATGTA
It encodes:
- a CDS encoding ABC-F family ATP-binding cassette domain-containing protein codes for the protein MLAIQNLHVEYGARVLFKDLSFTVLTKERIAFAGHNGAGKSTLMKCIANIIEPSGGQIVKPKHCQIGYLPQEGIHIKGISLWDEVESAFAETQSLQQDIDELSEQLKQLDPRSAPYSDLLHEIGDLELKLHDADPGRIKPKIESVLAGLGFKRSDFTRDCGEFSGGWQMRIALTKLLLQQPEVLLLDEPTNHLDIDSQKWMENYLVNYPGAILIISHDLALLDMLTTRTIAFHHGRAEEYAGNYSFYMKESALRKEILVKQYKAQQREIKQTQEFIDRFRSKATKAKQVQSRIKQLEKIELITIEDDDSVMNFRFPEPPASGHSVAMLERADKAYGNISIFKDFNFEITRGEHIAIVGPNGAGKSTFCRLITGQEAPDAGTYTLGHKAAVSFFSQNHADELDATLTVLDCVERAASREMAPHARNLLGCFLFRGDDVFKRIGVLSGGERSRVALVCMLVRPANFLILDEPTNHLDIQSQEVLQNALKDYPGSFLIVSHNRSFLDSIVTKTLEFRQGRPPRMYAGNISYYLEKCEEEKQAEAVKNKTAPNTQTAGAAASGNRKQQRKLEAEQRRKRKEILGPLQKELETTEENISEFEAAQAALTQHMSEPEVAADAEKLQQASHAYQALGEKLEHAYTRWDQLNTKIEQVSEELGE